In a single window of the Papaver somniferum cultivar HN1 chromosome 8, ASM357369v1, whole genome shotgun sequence genome:
- the LOC113302508 gene encoding 50S ribosomal protein L19-2, chloroplastic-like: MGSKAIPQALISLPGTPSKKLGFSTSFPAQLSTFNTNRITLSRVSSKGLSSTVKPLMSTRKSFVVRAEASDEVPEVESDSNGIEVSAVDVDVAEKPPTTPFKPRVKLGDIMGLLNKRAVEASEKERPIPDLRSGDIVEIKLEVPENRRRQSIYKGIVISKQNAGIHTTIRIRRIIAGVGVEIVFPVYSPNIKEIKLVKHRKVRRARLYYLRDKLPRLSTFK; the protein is encoded by the exons ATGGGTTCTAAAGCAATCCCCCAG GCACTCATTTCACTACCAGGAACTCCTTCAAAGAAATTAGGATTCTCCACGAGTTTCCCAGCTCAATTATCTACATTCAACACAAACAGAATTACTCTTTCTAGGGTTTCGTCAAAAGGACTAAGTTCCACCGTTAAACCTTTGATGTCTACTAGAAAATCCTTTGTTGTAAGAGCAGAGGCTTCTGATGAAGTTCCAGAAGTAGAATCAGATAGCAATGGCATTGAAGTGTCTGCCGTTGATGTTGATGTAGCTGAGAAACCACCCACCACTCCTTTTAAACCCAGAGTGAAGCTTGGGGATATAATGGGG CTTTTGAATAAAAGAGCTGTAGAAGCTTCAGAGAAGGAAAGACCCATTCCAGATCTTAGGAGTGGAGACATTGTTGAAATTAAATTG GAAGTACCGGAAAATAGGCGTAGGCAATCAATTTATAAAGGTATTGTAATCTCAAAGCAAAATGCTGGAATCCACACAACAATTAGGATTCGAAGGATTATCGCTGGTGTTGGAGTCGAGATAGTTTTCCCTGT GTACTCTCCTAACATCAAAGAGATAAAGCTAGTTAAACACAGAAAGGTTAGAAGGGCAAGGTTGTACTATTTGAGGGACAAGCTACCCAGACTCTCAACCTTCAAGTAA
- the LOC113302507 gene encoding vesicle-associated protein 2-1-like — MSNGLISVYPEELAFDFELEKQTYCDLKVANNTEHHVAFKVKTTSPKKYFVRPNTGVIQPWDSCVITVTLQAQRECPPDMQCKDKFLLQSTKVPPNTYVDEIPQDTFSKDGEKTIEECKLKVVYNTPSGHGNADEERLSSRSFKRMDSSSMQAVQVLKEERDAAIHQTQQLQQELELLRRRRNRKSDPGFTLMFAAFVALIGIMVGFILNLAFSAPS; from the exons ATGAGTAATGGCTTGATCTCTGTTTATCCAGAGGAACTGGCATTTGATT TTGAGCTGGAAAAACAAACGTATTGTGATCTTAAAGTGGCAAACAATACCGAACACCATGTTGCCTTCAAG GTCAAAACCACATCACCCAAGAAATATTTCGTACGACCAAATACCGGCGTTATACAACCTTGGGATTCATGTGTCATAACAG TCACTCTTCAAGCTCAAAGAGAATGCCCTCCAGATATGCAATGTAAAGATAAATTTCTCCTGCAAAGCACAAAAGTACCTCCAAATACTTATGTTGATGAGATACCACAAGATACT TTCAGCAAAGACGGCGAAAAGACAATAGAGGAGTGCAAGCTGAAGGTTGTTTATAACACTCCCTCAGGTCATGGTAACGCAGACGAAGAACGACTTTCCTCGAGGAGCTTTAAACGAATGGACAGCAGCTCT ATGCAAGCAGTGCAAGTTCTCAAGGAGGAAAGGGATGCAGCTATTCACCAAACTCAGCAGTTGCAGCAGGAACTG GAACTTCTGAGGAGACGAAGAAATCGGAAAAGTGATCCAGGTTTCACATTAATGTTTGCTGCTTTTGTAGCACTCATTGGTATCATGGTTGGGTTCATCTTAAACCTGGCATTTTCTGCACCATCTTAA
- the LOC113301184 gene encoding Werner Syndrome-like exonuclease: MGISIHDLPKHYPETQQFYSVIIDDDRIRTVVTKHSSTVDHWISRIYSDYNGVLDHLIVGLDLEWKPTYDRYRNQVATLQLCVGRRCLIFQIKHADEIPSSLVEFLGDPDFTFVGVRIDEDIQKLDDDYDLEVGVAVDLRYLAADRYNSKALKNAGLMGLAGIVLNYGDIEKPRHVTMSNWEDYWLSLDQIKYACVDAYVSFEIGKELL, encoded by the coding sequence atggGAATTTCCATTCATGATCTTCCAAAGCACTACCCAGAAACACAACAATTCTATTCTGTAATCATAGACGATGATCGAATCAGAACAGTCGTCACTAAGCATTCTTCAACAGTCGATCACTGGATTAGCAGGATTTACAGTGATTACAATGGAGTACTAGATCATCTTATCGTTGGTCTTGATTTAGAATGGAAACCTACTTATGACCGTTACAGAAATCAAGTCGCAACACTACAACTCTGTGTTGGTCGTAgatgtttgatttttcaaatcaaaCATGCAGATGAAATCCCTTCTTCTCTTGTTGAGTTTCTCGGAGACCCTGATTTTACATTTGTTGGAGTTAGGATCGATGAAGATATTCAAAAacttgatgatgattatgacttaGAAGTTGGGGTTGCTGTTGATCTTAGGTATTTGGCTGCTGATAGGTATAATTCGAAGGCACTCAAGAATGCTGGGTTGATGGgattggctggaattgtattaaACTATGGTGATATTGAAAAACCTAGGCATGTTACTATGAGTAATTGGGAGGATTATTGGCTTTCTCTCGATCAGATTAAGTATGCTTGCGTTGATGCTTATGTTTCTTTCGAGATCGGTAAAGAACTCCTCTGA